A genomic region of Candidatus Atribacteria bacterium contains the following coding sequences:
- the truB gene encoding tRNA pseudouridine(55) synthase TruB, whose amino-acid sequence MNGILNINKPKGISSYQAVKEIRNILGIPKVGHTGTLDPSASGVLLVCIGQATKIAEYLVDMKKHYQGDMILGISTDSQDSEGNIIQRRGIKADINDKKINEIFYKYTGLIHQIPPMFSAAHHQGERLYRLARKGIEVKRKPKEINIFKLNLIKYEKKSAIVKFEVICSKGTYIRTLCNDIGNELGCGAHLTNLIRKKVGNFCIEDSLNLEELKKEKTLGKKYLISIDSALDEFDTLTVKNDVIKVVLNGGIISIDQIVEMPGRLNKRKNNFVKMFDLEGNFLAIGTPMAKKGENIFFKAVKVFQNNQIC is encoded by the coding sequence ATGAACGGAATTTTAAATATAAATAAACCAAAAGGAATTAGCTCTTATCAAGCTGTAAAAGAAATTAGGAATATTTTGGGTATTCCTAAAGTAGGACATACTGGGACATTAGACCCTTCTGCTTCCGGTGTTCTATTAGTATGTATAGGCCAGGCAACAAAAATCGCCGAATATTTAGTAGATATGAAAAAGCACTATCAGGGAGATATGATCTTGGGCATCAGTACTGACTCTCAAGATTCAGAGGGGAACATTATTCAAAGAAGGGGAATAAAAGCAGATATCAACGATAAAAAGATTAATGAAATATTTTATAAATATACCGGTTTAATTCACCAGATACCGCCTATGTTTTCCGCTGCTCATCACCAGGGAGAAAGATTGTATCGCCTTGCCAGGAAAGGTATAGAAGTAAAAAGAAAACCCAAGGAAATCAATATATTTAAACTGAATTTGATAAAATACGAGAAAAAATCAGCTATAGTAAAGTTTGAAGTTATCTGCTCAAAAGGTACATATATTAGAACATTATGCAATGACATAGGTAACGAACTGGGTTGCGGAGCACATTTAACAAATTTAATCAGAAAAAAAGTTGGTAACTTTTGCATTGAAGATTCATTAAACTTAGAAGAATTAAAAAAAGAAAAAACTCTAGGAAAGAAATATCTTATTAGCATTGATTCCGCCCTTGATGAATTTGATACCCTAACCGTAAAAAACGATGTAATTAAAGTCGTATTAAATGGTGGGATAATATCAATTGATCAAATTGTTGAGATGCCGGGTAGACTAAACAAAAGAAAAAATAATTTTGTTAAAATGTTTGACCTTGAAGGTAATTTTTTAGCCATAGGTACTCCAATGGCTAAAAAGGGGGAAAATATTTTTTTTAAAGCGGTTAAAGTTTTTCAAAATAATCAAATTTGCTAA
- a CDS encoding bifunctional oligoribonuclease/PAP phosphatase NrnA, whose translation MLHREIRRKIKIMNSFNEIIQLMRENNNFLITSHVNLDGDGIGSELALYSILKKLKKNPIILNQDRLPKIYDFLPGNHRVNSLEAYSLNPSSIDVGIVLDCSNIKRIGKTYELLKKIKTIINIDHHKSNECFGDFNYIDSSISSVGEIIYELIGSIDRNLLDKNICTCLFTAIITDTGSFRYSNVTSKTFKVVSDLTSKDIKPYLIANNIYNRNTYSGLKLLGKALATLEVDKSNYVTWVTITRKMLSEIKAKDEEIEGIIDVASTLNKIGISLLFREAEDGKIKVSFRSKGVFDVNKFAAKFKGGGHPNAAGCLQSGKIDEIKEKILSELFNDIRCLGYEN comes from the coding sequence ATGCTCCACAGGGAAATTCGAAGAAAGATAAAAATAATGAATAGTTTTAATGAAATCATCCAATTAATGCGAGAAAATAACAATTTTTTAATCACTTCTCATGTAAATCTTGATGGAGATGGAATTGGTTCAGAACTTGCTTTATACTCTATTTTAAAAAAATTGAAGAAAAATCCCATTATTCTAAACCAAGATAGATTACCCAAAATATATGATTTTTTGCCCGGTAACCATAGAGTAAATAGCTTAGAAGCTTATAGCTTGAATCCAAGCAGCATCGATGTAGGTATAGTCCTTGATTGTAGCAATATCAAAAGAATTGGGAAAACCTACGAATTATTGAAAAAAATAAAAACCATTATAAATATTGACCATCATAAAAGCAACGAATGTTTTGGGGATTTTAATTATATAGACAGCTCTATTTCCTCTGTCGGAGAAATTATTTATGAATTGATTGGATCCATAGATAGGAATTTATTGGATAAAAATATTTGCACCTGCCTATTTACCGCTATAATTACCGATACAGGTTCGTTTAGATATTCAAATGTAACTTCAAAAACCTTTAAAGTGGTTTCCGATTTAACTTCTAAAGATATAAAACCATATTTAATTGCTAATAACATTTATAATAGAAATACCTATTCGGGATTAAAATTGTTAGGGAAAGCTCTTGCAACATTAGAGGTAGACAAATCTAATTATGTTACATGGGTAACAATAACTCGTAAGATGTTAAGTGAAATCAAAGCGAAAGATGAGGAGATAGAAGGAATAATTGACGTTGCTTCCACCTTAAACAAGATAGGGATATCCCTCCTTTTTAGAGAAGCTGAGGATGGTAAAATAAAGGTTAGTTTTCGTTCCAAAGGAGTTTTTGACGTGAATAAGTTTGCCGCTAAATTTAAAGGAGGCGGGCATCCAAACGCTGCCGGTTGTTTACAATCCGGCAAGATAGATGAAATAAAAGAAAAAATACTTTCTGAATTATTTAATGATATTAGATGTCTTGGATATGAAAATTAG
- the rbfA gene encoding 30S ribosome-binding factor RbfA, with protein sequence MLPSKRSEQLEKFLLKEINNIIYRKINDPRIKFVTITRIKVSSDLKYADIFVTIFNGDEQQEKALQGLKNATKFIRGELGKDLKLRYVPDIKFKIDEELEHQYKLLRIISKINAPQGNSKKDKNNE encoded by the coding sequence ATGCTGCCATCTAAAAGAAGTGAACAATTGGAAAAGTTTCTTTTAAAAGAAATTAATAATATAATTTATCGGAAAATAAACGATCCAAGAATAAAATTTGTTACAATAACCAGGATAAAAGTTTCATCTGACCTGAAATATGCCGATATTTTTGTGACTATCTTTAATGGCGATGAGCAGCAAGAAAAAGCTTTGCAAGGACTTAAGAATGCTACCAAATTTATAAGAGGAGAATTAGGAAAAGACTTAAAACTGCGATATGTGCCAGATATAAAATTTAAAATCGATGAAGAATTAGAGCATCAATACAAATTATTGAGAATTATTAGTAAAATTAATGCTCCACAGGGAAATTCGAAGAAAGATAAAAATAATGAATAG